A stretch of the Sorangium aterium genome encodes the following:
- a CDS encoding BlaI/MecI/CopY family transcriptional regulator, producing the protein MGTEALTDLQLAVMKALWAVGEGSVGDVVSAMAEDGRELAPTTVATLLQRLSQQGWVERKRSGRQFVYRASVDQKEAARGVLHRVLRSFFGGRASALTAQLLESEQLSPEELEEMQRLIKEKGA; encoded by the coding sequence GTGGGCACCGAAGCGCTGACCGATCTGCAGCTCGCCGTGATGAAGGCCCTCTGGGCCGTCGGGGAAGGCTCCGTCGGGGATGTCGTCTCGGCGATGGCGGAGGACGGGCGGGAGCTCGCTCCCACGACGGTGGCGACCTTGCTGCAGCGGCTCAGCCAGCAGGGGTGGGTGGAGCGCAAGCGGTCTGGCAGGCAGTTCGTGTACCGCGCGTCGGTCGACCAGAAGGAGGCGGCGAGGGGCGTGCTCCACCGCGTGCTCCGCTCGTTCTTCGGCGGCAGGGCCTCGGCCCTCACCGCGCAGCTCCTGGAGTCGGAGCAGCTCAGCCCTGAAGAGCTCGAGGAGATGCAGCGGCTGATCAAGGAGAAAGGCGCGTGA
- a CDS encoding sigma-70 family RNA polymerase sigma factor yields MDRPSNEDERAAACALLFCPAVVRAVLRWLGRLGVPPCHRTDVAGQVWLNAWESWPRFDPKRGRPERWLNAITVHIASHYHERMQHRRQELVDFIDVADPAPDAAAAMESDSIRSGVVDAVNELDPQLRFVLVAHDLDGIPMAQVAKDAGLPLSTLYKRRTKAVGALRDIIGLRVTMDFARRVGSQ; encoded by the coding sequence ATGGATCGTCCGTCGAATGAAGACGAGCGCGCCGCCGCGTGCGCGCTCCTGTTTTGCCCGGCGGTGGTCCGCGCCGTGCTGCGCTGGCTGGGGAGGCTGGGGGTCCCACCGTGCCATCGTACCGACGTTGCAGGCCAAGTCTGGCTCAACGCCTGGGAGAGCTGGCCCAGGTTCGATCCGAAGCGTGGCAGGCCGGAACGCTGGTTGAACGCGATCACCGTACATATTGCCTCGCACTATCACGAGCGCATGCAGCACCGCAGGCAGGAGCTCGTCGATTTCATCGATGTAGCCGATCCAGCACCGGATGCCGCTGCTGCGATGGAATCCGACAGCATCAGATCGGGCGTCGTCGACGCGGTAAACGAGCTCGATCCGCAGCTGCGCTTTGTTCTCGTGGCACACGATCTGGATGGGATCCCGATGGCCCAGGTGGCAAAAGACGCGGGGCTACCTCTCTCTACGCTCTACAAGCGACGCACAAAGGCCGTCGGTGCGCTGCGCGACATCATCGGGCTTCGGGTAACCATGGACTTCGCCCGGAGAGTGGGGTCGCAATGA
- a CDS encoding helix-turn-helix transcriptional regulator has translation MEDMLGAMWLVSPLGLAMIACVAIGFAVTAREALGRERGLREAREHAHDDEEAALTDAKEQAAGERDRYRRLLGCHVDAALAELTQVHARPVPWPGRVLESFCATTPSWRRKLAESTGLEPREVERLLRSELPMTPGLARQLEAFTGTPARYWERLWRLHDDHRTDAEETVVIQVGEPLTKRESSAPPAPPTMPARALDVPPPVVPSPELAARSPRAKLSPPPQPRLRSPLPVRAATGTELVRRAATLTSFPVQRDEGGASSPNGADWEEAERSPLNTTLPGVGSHG, from the coding sequence ATGGAAGACATGCTGGGCGCGATGTGGCTCGTGTCGCCGCTCGGGCTCGCGATGATCGCGTGCGTCGCGATCGGCTTCGCGGTCACCGCGCGCGAAGCGCTGGGACGAGAGCGCGGGCTTCGCGAGGCGCGCGAGCACGCGCATGATGACGAGGAGGCAGCCCTCACCGATGCGAAGGAGCAGGCCGCGGGGGAGCGGGACCGATATCGGCGCCTTCTGGGCTGTCACGTCGACGCGGCGCTCGCAGAGCTGACACAGGTCCACGCGCGCCCGGTCCCCTGGCCAGGAAGGGTCCTCGAGTCGTTCTGCGCGACGACGCCTTCGTGGAGGAGAAAGCTGGCCGAGAGCACGGGGTTGGAACCGAGGGAGGTGGAGCGCTTGCTGAGGAGCGAGCTTCCTATGACGCCCGGTCTTGCTCGGCAGCTGGAGGCCTTCACCGGGACTCCTGCTCGGTACTGGGAGCGCCTTTGGCGGCTGCACGACGATCACCGGACGGACGCCGAGGAGACCGTGGTGATCCAGGTCGGCGAGCCCTTGACCAAGCGCGAGAGCTCGGCGCCGCCGGCTCCGCCCACGATGCCTGCCCGCGCGCTCGACGTTCCTCCGCCTGTGGTGCCGTCTCCCGAGCTTGCGGCCAGGAGCCCGCGCGCGAAGCTCTCGCCGCCTCCACAGCCGCGCCTTAGGTCGCCCCTCCCTGTCCGCGCCGCCACGGGGACAGAGCTCGTCCGGCGCGCTGCCACACTGACGAGCTTCCCGGTACAGCGCGACGAAGGGGGGGCGAGCTCCCCCAACGGGGCCGATTGGGAGGAAGCAGAGCGATCTCCGCTGAACACGACACTTCCGGGAGTAGGGAGCCATGGATGA
- a CDS encoding M56 family metallopeptidase → MILALHLLAGPGTWPGIAALWLALLLTCSAHAAVWTGAAALLARRSSLSSATRHLLWKMALFGPLATVLLAAAMSWGFERAPGDTASPGEIAVLSLEDAPAPAVLDAAPEKGGSTRESAGAASPARRAGGSPGWSLLAACTAGAAALGLLRFATSALLLWRGLRGRREVQDARLLQRLERLRARAGLRRVALTESAGIGSPLVIGASEICVPLARLAALTDAEVDAVFAHELAHLERRDGLWFPAAGLVQSVLWVHPLVHWASSRFRQTAELACDDRAVELTGDPLGLARALVQVASGASLAPRRALVPAMARSSGALLPRVRRLLDAGSRARSTPSPRGRRRAIASLAAAGVAAAGLSVQVARARPPLLAAGAGDALARDRGAALDATASPPDAAAASEQMVELARREQEIEARLEEALLLPDAQREDTQAAVLVLELRQELRHARAAKAWIEERFVDEWTTWERRPRASGSAPR, encoded by the coding sequence GTGATCCTGGCGCTCCACCTGCTCGCAGGGCCGGGCACCTGGCCCGGCATCGCGGCCCTCTGGCTGGCGCTGCTGCTCACCTGTTCGGCCCACGCCGCGGTGTGGACCGGGGCGGCGGCGCTCCTGGCTCGGCGGAGCTCCCTCTCGTCCGCCACGCGGCACCTGCTCTGGAAGATGGCGCTGTTCGGTCCGCTCGCGACGGTGCTGCTCGCGGCGGCGATGTCATGGGGCTTCGAGCGCGCGCCCGGGGACACGGCATCTCCTGGAGAGATCGCTGTCCTGTCGCTCGAGGACGCTCCCGCGCCGGCGGTCCTCGATGCCGCGCCGGAGAAGGGCGGTTCGACCAGGGAGAGCGCCGGCGCCGCATCGCCGGCGCGGCGCGCGGGGGGGAGCCCCGGGTGGAGCCTGCTCGCTGCGTGCACGGCCGGAGCGGCCGCGCTGGGGCTGCTGCGGTTCGCCACGTCGGCGCTGCTGCTGTGGCGTGGCCTCCGCGGGCGCAGGGAGGTGCAGGACGCGCGGCTGCTCCAGCGGCTGGAGCGGCTTCGCGCCCGGGCCGGGCTGCGCCGGGTCGCGCTGACGGAGAGCGCCGGCATCGGCAGCCCGCTCGTGATCGGAGCCTCCGAGATCTGCGTCCCGCTGGCGAGGCTCGCAGCCCTCACCGACGCGGAGGTCGACGCCGTGTTCGCGCACGAGCTGGCGCACCTCGAGCGCCGCGACGGGCTGTGGTTTCCGGCCGCGGGCCTCGTGCAGTCGGTCCTGTGGGTGCATCCCCTCGTGCACTGGGCGTCGTCCCGCTTCCGCCAGACAGCGGAGCTCGCCTGTGACGATCGCGCCGTCGAGCTCACGGGGGATCCCCTCGGTCTGGCGCGCGCGCTGGTCCAGGTCGCGTCGGGCGCGTCGCTCGCCCCGCGGCGCGCGCTGGTCCCGGCCATGGCGCGCTCGTCCGGCGCGCTCCTCCCGCGCGTCAGGCGCCTTCTCGATGCAGGGAGCCGGGCGCGATCCACGCCGAGCCCTCGGGGCCGGCGGCGGGCCATCGCCAGCCTCGCCGCGGCCGGCGTGGCGGCTGCGGGCCTGAGCGTCCAGGTGGCGCGCGCGCGGCCGCCGCTGCTCGCGGCAGGCGCGGGCGACGCGCTCGCGCGGGATCGTGGCGCTGCCCTCGACGCGACGGCATCGCCGCCCGACGCGGCCGCTGCGAGCGAGCAGATGGTCGAGCTCGCGCGCCGCGAGCAGGAGATCGAGGCGCGGCTCGAGGAGGCGCTGCTCCTCCCCGACGCGCAGCGCGAGGACACCCAGGCTGCCGTTCTGGTGCTCGAGCTGCGCCAGGAGCTGAGGCACGCGCGCGCCGCGAAGGCCTGGATCGAGGAGCGGTTCGTCGACGAATGGACGACGTGGGAGAGGCGCCCCCGGGCGTCCGGCAGCGCGCCTCGGTAG
- a CDS encoding RNA polymerase sigma factor, whose amino-acid sequence MAKPATVSLGFELFRRLARRHGVPARDAEDVAQEALLRGLDADKRIEPGGDPGPYRVTIAVNQARNHVRDARGRGEVLTSFDECEIRDECLTPEELLRRRQREKLARELIDQLEPKYRDLVIKHDLEDIPLAQIAAEQGIPLDTVKTRHRRALEELEVQGGRRRARQRSRGWDDSACVPVALGFGRRASWVTSLRRFGMRILVQAALVLMAGALVSTVPPLPGLESWTRAAAVRAPATAPAERDAVAPPARGGAHSAAGPAGGDGALDAAAPAAAIAHEISSRTEHGSAHGEAMVIGTPAPSNAQTTSHRAAPPASAVRPTAGEVERSLVDQARRAIEANDVMADVEARRLLEAHARQFPRGRLAAEREELFRQLR is encoded by the coding sequence GTGGCCAAGCCAGCGACCGTCTCCCTGGGCTTCGAGCTCTTCCGGCGCCTGGCCAGGCGCCACGGTGTGCCGGCGCGAGACGCCGAGGATGTCGCCCAGGAAGCGCTGCTGCGGGGGTTGGACGCCGACAAGCGGATCGAACCGGGCGGCGACCCGGGGCCGTACCGCGTCACGATCGCCGTCAACCAGGCGCGCAATCACGTCCGTGACGCGCGTGGCCGCGGCGAGGTACTGACGTCGTTCGATGAGTGCGAGATCCGAGATGAGTGCCTCACGCCGGAAGAGTTGCTCCGGAGACGGCAGCGGGAAAAGCTCGCCCGGGAGCTGATCGACCAACTCGAGCCCAAGTACCGGGATCTCGTGATCAAGCACGACCTCGAGGACATCCCGCTCGCCCAGATCGCCGCCGAGCAGGGGATCCCGCTCGACACGGTGAAGACGCGACACCGGCGGGCGCTCGAGGAACTCGAGGTGCAGGGCGGACGGCGGCGGGCGCGGCAGCGCTCTCGTGGATGGGACGACAGCGCCTGCGTGCCGGTCGCGTTGGGGTTCGGCCGCCGCGCGTCGTGGGTGACCTCCCTCCGCCGTTTCGGCATGAGGATCCTCGTTCAGGCCGCGCTCGTCCTGATGGCGGGAGCGCTCGTCTCCACGGTGCCGCCCTTGCCCGGCCTGGAATCGTGGACCAGGGCGGCGGCGGTCCGCGCCCCTGCCACCGCGCCCGCGGAGCGGGATGCCGTGGCGCCCCCCGCACGAGGTGGCGCCCACAGCGCCGCGGGTCCCGCCGGCGGAGACGGGGCGCTCGACGCAGCGGCGCCTGCCGCGGCGATCGCCCACGAGATCTCGTCGCGCACGGAACACGGAAGCGCGCACGGCGAAGCGATGGTGATCGGTACGCCCGCTCCCTCGAACGCGCAGACGACAAGTCACCGGGCCGCGCCTCCGGCGAGCGCCGTTCGACCGACCGCTGGCGAGGTCGAGAGGAGCCTGGTCGACCAGGCGCGGAGGGCCATCGAGGCCAACGACGTCATGGCCGACGTCGAGGCTCGCCGGCTGCTCGAGGCCCACGCGCGACAGTTCCCGCGAGGGCGGCTCGCCGCGGAGCGCGAAGAGCTGTTCAGGCAGCTTCGCTGA
- a CDS encoding pirin family protein, which yields MSLYADHEPACVDSPADAIELVIDARSRDLGGFSVRRVLPSVRRRLVGPFVFFDHMGPARFAVGQGISVRPHPHIGLATLTYLFEGEILHRDSLGTAQPIRPGDVNWMVAGRGIVHSERGDLAHETHLHGVQCWLALPTEHEEDAPRFEHHPAATIPVVTRDGAVLRVIAGEAYGARSPVGVLSPTLYVHAELDAGATLPLPEEHAARAAYVIDGSVGCEGQRFGEGTMLVFRAGARPALRALSQSRVMLLGGAPLDGDRHILWNFVSSSPERIERAKQDWKAGRFPKVPGDDIEFIPFPDG from the coding sequence ATGAGCCTTTATGCCGACCATGAACCCGCCTGCGTGGACTCGCCCGCGGACGCCATCGAGCTCGTCATCGACGCGCGCTCCCGCGATCTGGGCGGCTTCTCCGTGCGGCGCGTGCTGCCGTCGGTCCGCCGCCGGCTCGTCGGCCCGTTCGTCTTCTTCGATCACATGGGCCCTGCGCGCTTCGCGGTGGGACAGGGCATCTCGGTGCGCCCGCACCCGCACATCGGGCTCGCGACGCTGACGTACCTGTTCGAGGGGGAGATCCTCCACCGCGACAGCCTCGGCACGGCGCAGCCGATCCGGCCGGGCGACGTCAACTGGATGGTCGCCGGGCGCGGCATCGTCCACTCCGAGCGCGGCGATCTGGCGCACGAGACGCACCTCCACGGCGTCCAGTGCTGGCTCGCGCTGCCGACGGAGCACGAGGAGGACGCGCCCCGCTTCGAGCACCACCCGGCGGCGACGATCCCCGTCGTCACCCGGGACGGCGCCGTGCTGCGCGTGATCGCGGGGGAGGCCTACGGCGCGCGCTCGCCGGTCGGCGTCCTGTCGCCGACGCTCTACGTCCACGCGGAGCTCGACGCGGGCGCGACGCTCCCGCTGCCCGAGGAGCACGCGGCGCGCGCGGCCTACGTGATCGACGGGTCGGTCGGCTGCGAGGGCCAGCGCTTCGGGGAGGGGACGATGCTCGTGTTCCGCGCGGGCGCGCGGCCTGCGCTCCGCGCGCTCTCGCAGAGCCGCGTGATGCTCCTCGGCGGCGCCCCGCTCGACGGCGACCGGCACATCCTGTGGAACTTCGTCTCGAGCTCGCCGGAGCGCATCGAGCGCGCGAAGCAGGACTGGAAGGCGGGGCGCTTCCCCAAGGTGCCGGGCGACGACATCGAGTTCATCCCGTTCCCCGACGGGTGA
- a CDS encoding GFA family protein has protein sequence MLNGACYCGAVRFEVDDAFGYAFYCHCSRCRRRTGAACAAVGGIEIDRLRVTAGREHLLRVGESEDGYRCLCKQCFSPVYDVVREQRFAHVQLGTLDGAPTKGPDHHIYVGSKAPWHQITDAFPQFEELPT, from the coding sequence ATGTTGAACGGAGCTTGTTATTGCGGTGCCGTGCGCTTCGAGGTCGACGACGCGTTCGGCTACGCCTTCTACTGCCATTGCTCGAGGTGCCGGAGGCGCACCGGCGCGGCCTGCGCCGCCGTCGGCGGGATCGAGATCGACAGGCTCCGCGTCACCGCAGGGCGGGAGCACCTGCTCCGGGTCGGCGAGTCCGAGGACGGGTACCGCTGCCTCTGCAAGCAGTGCTTCTCGCCCGTGTACGACGTCGTCCGCGAGCAGCGCTTCGCTCACGTGCAGCTCGGCACGCTCGACGGCGCGCCGACGAAGGGGCCCGATCACCACATCTACGTCGGCTCGAAGGCGCCCTGGCATCAGATCACGGACGCCTTCCCCCAGTTCGAGGAGCTGCCGACGTAG